A region of the Thamnophis elegans isolate rThaEle1 chromosome 1, rThaEle1.pri, whole genome shotgun sequence genome:
ttatatattcaaCAGAATTATATAAGTCTGGCAGTAAATATCTGAGTCACTATACTATATTGAGCCTTAGTTCTCATCGCTATATTCATTTCTTGTATTAGTGATGGGAATCCCCCCAAAAGCATGGCAAGTAAGCTAGATGATGCAGGCCACAATTTCAAGTTCAAAGAGCTGCTCAACAttaggttgttgttgttatattatgttgttgttgCTATTACCCTATtattacggttccaccacaaaaccgcggacgacaaaatcgcggtcgacgaaagtgcgtatgtgacgtcatcacagcgcgacgaaaaagatcgaaaaatgtaaaaataaagcgaaaaccttaccctaacccccccaaacctaaccctaaacctaaacctaacccttaacctaaccctaaacctaacccttaacctaacgaaaaacctaacgctaacccttaacctaacgctaaacgtaacgctaacgctctaaacctaaccctaacccttaacctaaccctaaccctaacccttaatctaacccttacctttatgtgaatcggcttgctgtaatttaatttttatttcaatttttcgatctttttcgttgcgttgtgatgatgtcacatacgcgatttcgtcgaccgtgcttttgtggaacgcggttttgacgggtcacggttattACACTTGCAGCCCATCTCACGGTTGAGGATGACTCTGAAGTTGATAAAAGGAGAATGAACAGATGGAACTCAAGAATCCAGCAACTCATTCTCTATACACCAGCTGCTTCCTTGTTTCCTCTTTTACCTTCTATTTATAGgcaaaagcaggaaagcaaaggtatcaaaaaagagaaaacatgGGCAGATACTGCATCAGCTGCTGGCTAGAGGTGTATTAAGACAAGTTGGAGCAAGAGATCTGCTTATAGGCAGAGGAGTGGGTTTATCAATCATTGTGCAAAAGGGGAACCAAAGACTGGGTGCAAAAGGATGCGGAAAAATGATAGTGGAATGGGAACAGCTGTTTTTGTCCCTGTCTTGCTTAGAAACCCTAACAGATAACCAAGAGAGTAATTGTGGCCATGAGAAATATAGGCAGTGTGCAAATGGATGAGAAATTTGGAAGTCTTTTTTGGTCAGGCAATTGTTGAACAGCCAAGCCCTGCCTTCCGGATGCACTGAACTTGTCCTATGAACTTGCTCCTCACCATCCAAAAAAAGGGAGGGCACTTCGCCTGGCCTGGAGCAAGACTGCGCTAGGGAAGGCTGCTCCATTCTTCCAGTGCCCAAGCGGGGCCCAAAGAGCAcctcagagagagggggagggcgaaaaccAAAGGATCGATCGCTTGCTAGCCCCCCAACGTGGAAAGTGGCAACGCTGCTCTGGAGAAATGCGCGCAGCCACGCAAGCAAGCGGTTGATTCCAGCGCTCCCGGACGGGCGCTTCAAGCGGCTCACGGGCTTAGACCGCCAACCGGGCGCGCAACCGAGGTTGTCCCGGGCGAGAAACCCAGAAGCGAGGAGGAACCGCCTCAGCGAAAGCGCGGTATTTTAAAAGCGCGCGGCTGCTTCCGGCAATCGGCGACCGCGGCCCCTTTAAGCGTGGAAAGGCTGGCCTTCTCTGCGCAGGCGGCGCAGCAAGTGGGATGCGCCGCGGGGAGGAGGACTAGGGAAGGAGGAAGCAGACGGACAGGTTTCTCCGGGCGGCTTCGGGGGAGGCCTAAATCCGGAGGCGCACCCGGCGTGAACATCCTCGGGAACGACCTGAGATGCCTTAGCCCTTTGCAACCCTCTGCTCCCTCTCGGCGGGGAGCAGGGCTCCGGCGGAGGCTTGGCAACATGAACCGGGTCCAGCTGAAGCGCTCTGCGATCCTGAAAATGGCCCTCGGCGGTGCGTCGGAGCCGCTTCTCCagcaggaggtggaggaggaagaggaagatagcGGCAGCAGCAAGGAGTCTCCGTTCCTCTTGCGGGCCGTCCGGATCGCCGTCGTGGTCTGCCTTTACTGGTTCATTTCTATCACCATGGTCTTCCTCAACAAGTATTTGCTGAGCAGCCAGTCGCTGCGCCTGGATGCGCCGCTCTTCGTCACTTTCTACCAGTGCCTTGTGACCGTCCTCATTTGCAAGCTGCTTAGCCTGCTGGCCTCCTGCTGCCCGCGGGGCTTCGTGGACTTTCCCTCCATCCGGATGGACCTCAAGGTCTCCCGCAGCGTCCTGCCCCTTTCCCTGGTCTTCATTGGCATGATCACCTTCAACAACCTGTGCCTCAAATTCGTTGGTGTGGCCTTCTACAACGTGGGCCGCTCCCTCACCACCGTGTTCAATGTGCTCCTCTCTTACTTGCTCCTGAAGCAAACCACATCCTTGTACGCCCTTCTTTCATGTGGGATTATCATTGGTGAGTGGAGCCTTCCCAATGGCCCCAGCGAAGCAATCCAGACTGCCACTTTCCCCACCATGTGGCTTCATCTCCCATTATCCTCAACCAGCCTCACCACTGCTTGGGAATGATGGAAGTTGACATTGTGCACCATCTATTGTGTGCAAAGATTTACTTATTGGGGAATAAGTCCCTTAGAATTCAGTGAGATTTATGCAAGAAAACAAGTGTCAAATGCATCATGAGGCAGAGGAACCTTAATGGTTTGCTTGCAGGACTTCAGTTTAACTGTAGCAACTATAGAGATACTGCTAATATTCTAAAACTGTTTACTCATTTTTATTGGTTATCATGGTGCACAACTCATGGCAGTCAGTAGAGAAGGCTTTTTGCATTACCACTCTTGATTTAATAATTTTTCCTCACAATCCTTGTCTAAAAGTTGCCAAAATCTACTCTAAAGAGCATATTCGTATCctttagaatagaaaataagagCCACATCCAGAGTGGCTCTAAAAAGAACAGTGCAATCCTATAGAATCTGAGATAGAACCTATCAGATCTCCATTACTGATTGTGAGCGTAGGAGAATGGGGATGCTTGTTAACTAAACATATGGAAAAGGGAAAGCTACACCTCTGTGTATAATAACAAGGCCGTAATAAAAGGGGGAGTTTGTGTTCCCAATTTACAGGGCAAAAACTGAGGGTCAGATGGTCTGGTAAATCTTTCTTGCTCAATAATGCTTGGAATTAAACTAATGtaacattttttgtttgttaatATCAGGTGGAAGAGAATTTGATAGAATTGATTCTATTCTAACTTTTATTAGTTTGCTTAAGCTTGCTAACTATTATTATACAATATAGTGGCTTATGCTGGAgaatatggttccaccacaaaaccgcagtcgactaaagtgcgctcgacgaaaccgcgtacctgacgtcatcacagcacgatgaaaaaagcacgctgtgagcggtaaagctaaaattaacacgtaaacctaaacctaaccccccccaaacctaaccctaaacctaatccttaacctaacgctaacccttaacctaaccctaaacctaaccttaacgcttaacgtaaccctaaacctaaccctaaacctaacccttacctttacgtgaatcggcttgctttaaaagcgctttttaaagcgcccttttttctccgcggtcgttgttgtcgcgctcctgatgacgtcagcgacgcgctttaatcgggcgcgctttagttgaccgcggttttgtcgtgccacgggagaATATAAAGCTTCACTTTTGTAAAGATAACATACAGCTgttatgtctatggaaattctcagtcacctaggtcatagttgtcccaaaggtgttttttcaagaggaaactggactttcttgtttttctttgaagacattttgctctgagctgaagaagtttcttggataagaagcgaaaacAAGAAGGTACagctgcttcttgaaaaagcaactttggaatACAGCTATTATGTTTATAGTAAAAAGTTTTTAAACTCACATACACTCTTTGACAGAAGATTATGGAGTGAGGCATCTTAATGAATAGTGATTCAATCTCAGCAAGAGATTTCAGCTCAAACACTGATTGATATTCAGATCTGAGATATTGGGAAATTTCAGGGTTGTAGGCtaggctggatttttttttaatccaccaaGAGTATTACGAGTAGCTGGTtggagaaatctgggagttgaatccaCACTTCTTCAAGTAGCcgagattgaaaaaaaatagtCTATTATATCTGAAGTTTTAAAAATTtgcaaattgttttattttagataGGTATGAGGCTTGCCTCCTACTTTTTGTAGTTCAATCAGTATATTTTCCATCTCTTTTACCTTGCAGGTGGCTTTTGGCTTGGGATAGATCAAGAGGGAGCAGAAGGCACTCTGTCCTGG
Encoded here:
- the SLC35C1 gene encoding GDP-fucose transporter 1 produces the protein MNRVQLKRSAILKMALGGASEPLLQQEVEEEEEDSGSSKESPFLLRAVRIAVVVCLYWFISITMVFLNKYLLSSQSLRLDAPLFVTFYQCLVTVLICKLLSLLASCCPRGFVDFPSIRMDLKVSRSVLPLSLVFIGMITFNNLCLKFVGVAFYNVGRSLTTVFNVLLSYLLLKQTTSLYALLSCGIIIGGFWLGIDQEGAEGTLSWAGIIFGILASLCVSLNAIYTKKVLPAVDGSIWRLTFYNNINACVLFLPLLLFTNEFFTLYHFDKLGSIHFWGMMTLSGIFGFAIGYVTGLQIKYTSPLTHNVSGTAKACAQTVLAVCYYEETKSFLWWASNMMVLAGSFAYTWVKGLEMKKVQLEPLPKANEKNDNLV